A genomic segment from Malus domestica chromosome 05, GDT2T_hap1 encodes:
- the LOC139195768 gene encoding ABC transporter D family member 2, chloroplastic-like: MEKMIIQAQQTHSFSLCSSSAYNSANRRRIGERGSVGVERGPTPSYANWILFSRFPSLSTMSSAGRSSNWMMRRRKRSHDVVSSPSSSRSSGRCAAASGSAPPPPVTPVPPPAEKQREVPELQTLLRRFWKVAAPYWSSDDKAQARMQLGAVFALTLATTGISVGFNFLGRDFYNALANKDQEQFTKQLFYYLGAFAGGIPIFVLRDYARETLSLRWRSWMTKYYMDRYLSNQTFYKIQSQSIIDNPDQRIVDDLSSFTGTALSFALTLFNAVIDLISFSNILFGIYPPLFVVLLVYSIGGTAISVFLGKDLVSLNFMQEKKEADFRYGLVRVRENAESIAFYSGEANEMQLLLQRFTSAFDNLSKLLISSRNLEFFTNGYRYIIQILPAAVVAPMYFSGKIEFGVINQSVSAFSHILGDFSLIVYQFQAISAFSAVIDRLGEFDDVLDSSNLERHSDPSEGIRLIYSNVKNLSELESNGSIPIEKQQMLVDIQDLTVQTPSGTTLVRDLSLVINKNEHLLATGPSGSGKTSLLRAMSGLWSTGKGKIIFYVKDGEDNQPSISSGVAPLGVDTGNDKYGELGRPSNRNYKGIFFLPQRPYMVLGTLRQQLLYPTWAEDATSTAGGTKPTGSLPFLMQAPISEHTSEKPSKPTTEDLIQVLEDVRLGYILSRFSSLDTSYEWSSVLSLGEQQRLAFARLLLSKPQLVLLDESTSALDEANEAHLYQQIEKAGITYISVGHRRTLYDFHKKNLRISTAEPSSAERNWNVESIIQERLYNLSNP, encoded by the exons ATGGAAAAAATGATAATACAGGCACAACAAACACACTCTTTCTCACTCTGCTCTTCTTCCGCCTATAACTCCGCCAACCGCCGCCGAATTGGAGAGAGAGGGAGCGTCGGAGTCGAAAGAGGACCAACGCCGTCGTATGCTAATTGGATCCTCTTCTCCAGATTTCCATCATTGTCCACCATGTCCAGCGCTGGTAGAAGCAGCAATTGGATGATGAGGAGGAGAAAGAGGAGCCACGACGTCGTATCATCACCTTCTTCTTCGAGATCTTCTGGCCGCTGCGCAGCCGCCTCGGGCTCTGCACCGCCGCCGCCCGTTACACCAGTTCCGCCACCTGCAGAAAAG CAAAGAGAGGTGCCTGAACTGCAGACGCTCCTCCGAAGATTTTGGAAGGTGGCGGCTCCCTATTGGTCCTCCGACGACAAGGCGCAAGCGAGGATGCAGCTCGGCGCAGTCTTCGCTCTCACTCTCGCCACTACCGGCATCAGCGTCGGCTTCAATTTCCTCGGCCGTGACTTCTATAACGCCCTTgcca ACAAGGATCAAGAACAATTCACGAAGCAGTTGTTTTACTACTTGGGTGCCTTTGCTGGTGGAATTCCG ATTTTTGTGTTGCGAGATTATGCAAGAGAAACACTTTCTTTGAGGTGGAGATCTTGGATGACAAAATATTACATGGATCGTTACCTAAGCAACCAAACCTTTTACAAAATTCAATCCCAATCAATCATTGATAATCCGGATCAGCGCATTGTTGACGATCTAAGTTCGTTCACAGGGACTGCCCTATCCTTCGCCTTAACACTTTTCAATGCTGTGATAGATCTCATCTCATTCAGTAACATCTTATTCGGTATCTATCCTCCGCTGTTTGTTGTTCTACTTGTATATTCGATTGGTGGAACAGCTATAAGTGTCTTTCTTGGAAAG GATTTGGTTTCTTTAAACTTCATGCAAGAGAAAAAGGAAGCTGATTTTCGTTATGGGCTCGTTCGCGTCAGAGAAAATGCTGAATCCATTGCTTTCTACAGTGGTGAAGCAAATGAAATGCAACTTTTGCTACAACGCTTCACAAGTGCTTTTGATAATCTGAGT AAATTGTTGATATCTTCAAGAAATCTCGAGTTTTTCACCAACGGATACCGCTATATTATTCAGATTCTTCCCGCTGCTGTTGTTGCCCCTATGTATTTCTCAGGCAAAATTGAGTTTGGTGTCATTAATCAGTCAGTATCTGCTTTCAGTCATATTCTTGGAGACTTCTCCCTTATTGTCTACCAATTTCAGGCTATCAGTGCATTTTCAGCTGTAATTGATCGACTTG GTGAATTTGACGATGTGTTGGATAGCAGCAACTTGGAACGCCATTCAGACCCCTCAGAAGGGATACGTCTTATATATAGTAACGTCAAAAATTTATCTGAACTGGAGTCAAATGGATCCATTCCCATAGAAAAGCAACAGATGTTAGTGGATATACAGGACTTGACGGTGCAGACGCCAAGTGGTACTACATTGGTTAGGGATTTGTCATTGGTAATCAACAAGAATGAGCATTTATTG GCAACAGGACCAAGTGGGAGCGGTAAAACATCTTTGTTGAGAGCTATGTCTGGTCTTTGGAGTACTGGAAAAGGAAAAATCATATTCTATGTGAAGGACGGAGAAGATAATCAACCGTCCATTTCTTCTGGTGTGGCACCTCTTGGGGTAGATACCGGTAATGATAAATATGGGGAACTTGGAAGGCCCTCAAATAGGAATTATAAAGGCATATTTTTCCTTCCTCAAAGACCATATATGGTATTGGGAACACTTCGCCAACAGTTACTTTATCCTACATGGGCTGAGGATGCGACTTCCACAGCGGGCGGTACTAAACCAACTG GGTCACTTCCTTTCTTGATGCAGGCACCAATTTCGGAACATACGAGTGAAAAGCCTAGTAAGCCCACAACGGAGGACCTGATACAGGTTTTGGAGGATGTCCGACTTGGCTACATATTATCCCGATTCAGTAGTTTGGATACTTCATATGAATGGTCTAGTGTTCTCTCCCTTGGAGAGCAGCAACGCCTTGCTTTTGCACGTTTACTGCTTTCGAAACCACAGTTGGTTCTACTGGATGAATCTACCAGTGCTTTAGATGAAGCCAATGAG GCTCATTTATATCAGCAGATTGAAAAGGCAGGCATAACATATATAAGCGTTGGCCACCGGCGAACTCTATACGACTTCCACAAGAAGAACTTACGGATCTCCACCGCGGAACCCAGCAGCGCCGAACGGAATTGGAACGTTGAATCCATCATTCAAGAACGCTTGTACAACTTATCAAATCCGTAA
- the LOC103445950 gene encoding uncharacterized protein: MKYVLVTGGVVSGLGKGVTASSIGLLLQACGLRVTSIKIDPYLNTDAGTMSPFEHGEVFVLDDGGEVDLDLGNYERFLDLTLTRDNNITTGKIYQSVIDKERKGDYLGKTVQVVPHITDAIQEWIERVAMVPVDGKEGPADVCVIELGGTIGDIESMPFIEALGQFSYRVGRENFCLIHVSLVPVLNVVGEQKTKPTQHSVRVLRGQGLTPNILACRSTKPLEENVKAKLAQFCHVPAENIVTLYDVLNIWHIPLLLRDQKAHEAILKGFNLLGVAREPNLKEWTTRTEISANLHDPVRIAMVGKYTGLSDAYLSVLKALLHASVACRRKLVVDWVAAGDLEDVTAEEAPEAYKAAWDLLKGADGVLVPGGFGDRGVQGKILAAKYARENKVPYLGICLGMQIAVIEYARSVLGMADANSTEFDSETTSPCVIFMPEGSKTHMGGTMRLGSRRTYFKVNDCKSAKLYGNVASVDERHRHRYEVNPDMISQLENAGLSFVGRDETGRRMEIVELPTHPYFVGVQFHPEFKSRPGKPSALFLGLISAACRQPNTIPQNNGHLPKPVANGTSNGHVTVKPHQNGHAFKPSNGSLNGVYSNGNGVHF; the protein is encoded by the exons ATGAAGTACGTGTTGGTGACGGGTGGTGTTGTTAGTGGACTCGGCAAAGGGGTCACAGCCAGTAGTATCGGATTGCTCCTCCAAGCCTGCGGCCTTCGTGTTACATCCATCAAAATTG ATCCTTACTTAAACACGGATGCAGGGACAATGTCTCCTTTTGAGCATGGGGAGGTGTTTGTCTTAGATGATGGTGGCGAG gtGGACCTTGACCTAGGAAACTATGAGCGGTTTCTAGATCTGACTTTGACCCGAGACAACAACATCACGACTGGAAAAATTTATCAG TCTGTTATTGACAAGGAGCGAAAGGGAGATTATCTTGGAAAGACTGTCCAG GTTGTTCCACACATTACAGATGCCATCCAAGAGTGGATTGAGCGTGTGGCAATGGTACCTGTGGATGGGAAAGAAGGTCCAGCTGATGTTTGTGTCATTGAATTGGGTGGAACTATAG GGGATATCGAATCAATGCCATTTATTGAGGCCCTTGGCCAGTTTTCATATCGTGTAG GACGTGAAAATTTCTGCTTGATTCATGTCAGTCTTGTGCCAGTTCTCAATGTTGTTGGTGAACAG AAAACAAAGCCTACACAGCACAGTGTTCGGGTACTCCGAGGACAGGGTTTGACACCTAATATTCTAGCTTGTAGGAGTACAAAG CCACTTGAGGAGAACGTTAAAGCAAAACTCGCTCAATTTTGCCATGTGCCG GCTGAAAATATTGTAACTCTTTATGATGTTCTAAACATTTGGCACATCCCTTTGCTTTTAAGA GACCAGAAGGCACACGAAGCAATCTTGAAAGGATTCAACCTTCTTGG TGTTGCTAGAGAGCCAAATTTGAAGGAATGGACAACCAGGACAGAAATTTCTGCTAATTTACATGATCCT GTCAGAATTGCAATGGTTGGAAAATACACAGGTCTTTCAGATGCTTACCTCTCTGTTTTAAAG GCTCTTTTGCATGCTTCTGTTGCTTGCCGCCGCAAACTTGTTGTAGATTGGGTTGCAGCAGGTGACCTTGAAGATGTTACTGCTGAAGAG GCCCCTGAGGCTTACAAGGCTGCATGGGATCTTTTGAAG GGTGCTGATGGTGTTCTAGTTCCAGGAGGGTTTGGAGATAGAGGAGTGCAAGGGAAAATTCTTGCGGCCAAGTATGCTCGTGAAAACAAAGTTCCATACCTTGGCATATGCCTGGGAATGCAAATTGCTGTCATTGAGTATGCACGATCTGTTCTTGGTATGGCTGATGCTAACAGCACAGAATTTGATTCTGAAACTACAAGTCCTTGTGTCATATTTATGCCAGAG GGTTCAAAAACTCATATGGGAGGAACTATGCGTCTGGGGTCTAGGAGGACTTACTTCAAGGTTAATGActgcaaatctgcaaaact GTACGGTAATGTGGCATCTGTTGATGAACGACACCGACATAGATATGAG GTCAATCCTGATATGATATCGCAACTTGAAAATGCTGGTTTATCATTTGTTGGAAGAGATGAAACTGGTCGGCGCATGGAG ATTGTTGAGCTGCCTACACATCCATACTTTGTTGGCGTTCAGTTCCATCCTGAATTTAAGTCGAGGCCTGGGAAACCTTCTGCTCTTTTCTTAG GACTAATATCAGCAGCATGCAGGCAACCGAATACAATCCCACAAAACAATGGCCATCTACCAAAGCCAGTTGCAAATGGGACAAGTAATGGACATGTGACGGTGAAACCCCACCAAAACGGACACGCTTTCAAGCCGTCCAATGGCTCCCTAAATGGTGTGTATAGCAACGGTAATGGCGTCCACTTTTGA